The genome window GGGTTCGGCTCGGACCGGCCCCGGACCTGGGCTCGAGAATCACGCCTAGGGTGGCCGGACTGGGTATTGATGGTCGGTGCGCTCGTCGTCGCGCTGATGGCCCTGGTGACAGCGTGGATGACCGGATACTTGCGCTTCTTGGGGGCATGATGCGGAGGCGGCGATGACAAGCGACATCACCAGGTTGTTTCGCGAATCGGGAGCGACGTCTTCGCGGTTAGCCTCCGCTGTTGGAATCAGAGTGGCCAGTACCGACGAGGGGCCGGCCGTATTACGTCGGTTAGTCAATCAAGGAACGATTCCCGATTGTTTTTCCGCGGGGCCGGGGAGCACCGTGCTCATCGACGGATTGTCGGGGTCGGGCAAAACAACGCTCGCGAAATACCTGGCAGAGATGACCGGGGCCCGGGTGATCCACTGTGACGAGTTTTATCCCGGATGGTCTGGGCTCATGGAGGCCTCCCGGATCGTGGCGGATTCCGTTTTGGCACTTGCCGACGCTGGTTATCGCCGGTGGGATTGGACGGCCAACGAGCCCGGGGACTGGGTAGCTGTGGATCCGGCCGAGCCGCTCATCGTTGAGGGCGTCGGCGCGGTAACGCCCGCTTCGATGGACGCTGCCCGTCGGAGATTGTTAGACCAGCGACGGTTGCGAAGTGGTCAGCGGCCGCGTCGAAGTGGTCAGCTCCCGAAACCCCAGGAAGATGCGGACATCGTGGCTATTGAGGTGCGCGCTGATGCACACCGTCGACAGCAGCGGGCACTACACCGCGACCCAGGATTTAAAGAGTTTTGGGCTATGTGGGCTGAGCAGGAAGCCGACTATGAAGCCTCGCGCGGGAAGCCAACCGTCGCTATATGGAATGACCTCACCGCTGGATAAGACTTAGCCGTCCCCACTGGCCGCGTTTACTGGCCTAGCTCCCCGGCAGCTCCGGCAAATTCCTATTTCTTGGTGATCGGCCCAACATGCATGTCCACGGTATCGCCCGAACATGCGTCGGTGGGGTAATCAACAAAGAGAGCAGCCTTCTCGTCAGGCGGATATATCCGCAGGCCACGAGCCTGTTGGGGCTTACACGACTTCGGGGAGTAATTCCCCGCCTGCGCTTTCTTGACCGTCACAGTGGCAGCCTCCCCAGGGGCAACGGTGACCAGAGACGCCGTGGCATTGCGGTCCTTATCAGCCGGCTTACCAATCTGGTGCCCATCGTTCCCGCCGACGGCACTGACACCGGGATATCCATAAAACGTGCAAGAATGATCGGACTGGTTAGTCAGCGTGATCGTGAGATAACTGGACCCGGCCGCTCCGCTCTCAGTCTTCAGGGACGCTGCGATATCCGCTGTGTGGCACCGATCGTCACGCCCCGTCGACGCAGCACCCGCCGCATTGTGCGCTGCCGCGTCGTTAGGTTCTGAACCATTCTTCGTCGACGGCCCTACTGTCGACGAACCAGACAGCGACGGCGACGGCGCGGCGGATGATTCTGACGGGATGCCCTGTGCCTGTGAACTCACGGAAGGAACCGTCGACTCTGATCCCGTGTTGGTGGAGGACGTACCGCTCCCACATGCTGCGAGGACACACGCGCTCACCGTAAGTGCAGCGAAGACGGCGCCGCGCCGGGCTAATACGCAGCGCCGGGCCGATCCATGAGAGCGTGCGTGTCGCTGTGGCTTCGGTGAGTGGTTCATATGTCCGAGTGTAGCCGTCGGCAATGGTGAGGCTGGGTGGAGAAAACCGAATTAGCACCCAATTACGTGAACTATGTCTCATAGATCGCCGGAAACCTTTAAAATCACAGTCATTCGTTGTTAAAAAAGTGGCGTATCTGTGTCTGATCGCGGGCGTGCGTCTTACCGATTTCTATGTGTGAGAGGAACCGTCATGGCTCTGAACTCTGATTTTGATCTTTACCAGTTGCCGGAGGATTACCAAGGGGTGCGCGAAGCCATCCGGGAGATCGCGGAGAAAAGCATCGCCCCGCACGCCGCTGATGTCGACGAGAATGAGCGTTTTCCTCAGGAAGCCCTGGACGCGCTGGTAGAGACGGGTTTCAACGCTGTGCACATTCCAGAGGAGTACGGCGGAGCCGGCGGGGATTCGGTCATGGCGTGCATCGTCATTGAGGAAGTCGCGCGCGTGTGTGGTTCGTCCTCGTTGATCCCGGCCGTGAACAAGTTGGGGACGATGGGGCTCATTTTGAAGGGCTCAGAGGAGCTGAAACAGCAGGTGCTCCCGGATATCGCCGGCGGGAAGATGGCTTCGTACGCGTTGTCGGAACGAGGAGCAGGCTCCGACGCGGGATCGATGAAGACGCGTGCTCGCAAAGATGGCGACTCGTGGGTGCTCAATGGGTCGAAATGTTGGATCACTAACGGCGGCAAGTCCACCTGGTACACCGTGATGGCGGTCACCGACCCGGACAAAGGCGCTAACGGTATCTCCGCATTCATGGTCCACGCCGACGATGAAGGCTTCGTCGTCGGCCCCAAAGAGAAGAAGCTGGGGATCAAAGGGTCTCCGACGGCTGAGTTGTACTTCGAGGATTGCCGCATTCCCGCTGATCGCATTATTGGCGACGAGGGGACAGGCTTTAAGACTGCCCTAGAGACCCTGGATCACACGCGCCCGACGATTGGCGCGCAGGCTCTCGGCATCGCGCAGGGGGCGTTTGATCAAACTGTGAAGTACGTGAAAGAGCGCGAGCAGTTCGGCCGTCGGATTGCCGATTTCCAAAACACGCAATTCATGCTTGCTGACATGAAAATGAAGATCGACGCTGCTCGCCTCATGGTGTACACGGCAGCGTCGAATGCCGAGCGCGGTCACGCCGAGGGCGGCGAGCGCTTAGGTATGCTTGCCGCGGGGTCGAAAGCCTTCGCGTCAGACGTCGCTATGCAGGTGACGACGGACGCTGTGCAGTTGTTCGGTGGTTACGGATACACCCGCGATTTCCCGGTTGAACGCATGATGCGCGATGCCAAAATTACGCAGATCTACGAG of Corynebacterium kroppenstedtii DSM 44385 contains these proteins:
- a CDS encoding DUF4232 domain-containing protein; the encoded protein is MNHSPKPQRHARSHGSARRCVLARRGAVFAALTVSACVLAACGSGTSSTNTGSESTVPSVSSQAQGIPSESSAAPSPSLSGSSTVGPSTKNGSEPNDAAAHNAAGAASTGRDDRCHTADIAASLKTESGAAGSSYLTITLTNQSDHSCTFYGYPGVSAVGGNDGHQIGKPADKDRNATASLVTVAPGEAATVTVKKAQAGNYSPKSCKPQQARGLRIYPPDEKAALFVDYPTDACSGDTVDMHVGPITKK
- a CDS encoding acyl-CoA dehydrogenase; its protein translation is MALNSDFDLYQLPEDYQGVREAIREIAEKSIAPHAADVDENERFPQEALDALVETGFNAVHIPEEYGGAGGDSVMACIVIEEVARVCGSSSLIPAVNKLGTMGLILKGSEELKQQVLPDIAGGKMASYALSERGAGSDAGSMKTRARKDGDSWVLNGSKCWITNGGKSTWYTVMAVTDPDKGANGISAFMVHADDEGFVVGPKEKKLGIKGSPTAELYFEDCRIPADRIIGDEGTGFKTALETLDHTRPTIGAQALGIAQGAFDQTVKYVKEREQFGRRIADFQNTQFMLADMKMKIDAARLMVYTAASNAERGHAEGGERLGMLAAGSKAFASDVAMQVTTDAVQLFGGYGYTRDFPVERMMRDAKITQIYEGTNQICRMVMGRQILK